A DNA window from Solanum lycopersicum chromosome 3, SLM_r2.1 contains the following coding sequences:
- the LOC543929 gene encoding acyl carrier protein has product MASLSATCLRFGCSVNTSQINGGTVKLVSVGWGRSSAGFPSLRTSRLRVAAAKAETIDKVISIVRKQLALPADTKVSPESTFTKDLGADSLDTVEIVMALEEEFGIAVEEENSENIVTVQDAADLIEKLVEKK; this is encoded by the exons ATGGCTAGTCTTTCAGCTACTTGTCTCAGATTTGGCTGTTCTGTCAACACATCTCAG ATAAACGGAGGCACTGTGAAGTTGGTTTCAGTGGGTTGGGGAAGGAGTAGTGCTGGTTTCCCTTCTCTAAGAACATCCCGCCTTCGTGTTGCAGCT GCAAAGGCAGAGACAATTGATAAGGTAATAAGCATAGTGAGAAAACAACTAGCTTTACCAGCAGACACTAAGGTCAGCCCTGAAAGTACTTTCACTAAGGACCTCGGAGCCGACTCTCTGGACACT GTAGAAATTGTGATGGCCCTAGAAGAAGAGTTTGGGATTGCAGTAGAAGAAGAGAACTCTGAGAATATTGTAACAGTTCAAGATGCTGCTGACTTGATTGAAAAACTTGTTGAGAAGAAGTAG
- the LOC101265525 gene encoding NF-X1-type zinc finger protein NFXL1, whose protein sequence is MSFPAQNNRRNNNSNRPRNNNNNPVVQSGGARREWVARGSAPTNTVPFSAAPVTPVTTTTVVTPVFGGNGRDNENVSSAPFNRFQNQNQTYGEPKFNRGMYGNQRGRGRGSYNHQENKMERPVREVSGRINQERVKDPNLPQLVQEIEEKLLKGNIECMICYDMVRRSAPMWSCSSCYSIFHLHCTKKWARAPTSVDTSAEKNQRFNWRCPGCQSVQLTSSRDIRYLCFCGKRQDPPSDLYLTPHSCGEPCGKKLEKELPGNGLSEEDLCPHVCVLQCHPGPCPPCKAFAPARSCPCGKEVITTRCSDRKSVLTCGQQCGKLLDCGRHRCEQTCHVGPCGHCQIVVDAHCFCKKKTESLLCGDMGVKGDIKMEDGVFSCNSVCGKKLCCGNHICRELCHPGPCGDCALLPSKVKTCCCGKTSLEEERHSCLDPIPTCSKVCGKRLRCGVHRCEAVCHSGDCAPCLVPVTQRCRCGSTSRTVECYKTQAEDEQFTCDRPCGQKKNCGRHRCSERCCPLSNPKNSITGGWNPHFCSMPCEKKLRCGQHSCESLCHSGHCPPCLETIFTDLTCACGRTSIPPPLPCGTPLPSCQLPCSVSQPCGHPPTHSCHFGDCLPCAVPVAKECVGGHVILRNIPCGSKDIRCNKLCGKTRQCGLHSCARTCHPSPCDVSAGPSNGSRASCGQTCGAPRRDCRHTCTALCHPSSSCPDVRCEFPVTITCSCGRITANVPCDAGGQIVDSVLEASIIHKLPSSLQPIEINGKKVPLGQRKLTCDDECAKMEKKKVLSDAFGITPPNLESLHFGENAAVSEVLGDLLRRDAKWVLSIEERCKFLVLGRSRGGLNALKVHVFCPMLKEKRDAIRLIAARWKLSVNAAGWEPKRFIAVHVIPKSKAPSRILGPKGCTVNNIVQPAVFDSLVDMDPRLVVALFDLPRDADISALVLRFGGECELVWLNDKNALAVFSDPARAATAMRRLDQGSAYCGAAVVHQSGVASAVASTTNVWGVSGGAKDAGGVASALKGNPWKKAVVQEPHLRESLWDAEEWSKNPTDLAAPSAWRANEAPPTASSNRWSVLEPEIASSLPRTSITIKEPVTETQVGGSVLPPKPQDVGIDDMADVVDDWDKAYD, encoded by the coding sequence ATGAGCTTTCCTGCACAAAACAATAGAAGGAATAACAACAGTAATCGGCCtagaaacaataataataatcctgTTGTTCAAAGTGGTGGTGCTCGTCGTGAGTGGGTAGCTAGGGGATCTGCTCCAACCAACACTGTTCCATTTTCAGCTGCCCCTGTTACCCCGGTAACAACAACCACTGTTGTGACCCCTGTGTTTGGTGGGAATGGAAGAGACAATGAGAATGTGTCATCTGCACCGTTTAATcgatttcaaaatcaaaatcagacCTATGGGGAACCTAAATTCAATAGGGGGATGTATGGGAATCAGAGGGGAAGGGGCAGGGGGAGCTATAATCATCAGGAGAACAAGATGGAGAGGCCGGTCAGGGAGGTCAGTGGGAGGATTAATCAAGAGCGGGTGAAAGATCCTAATTTGCCTCAACTTGTGCAAGAAATAGAGGAGAAGCTTTTGAAGGGAAACATCGAGTGCATGATATGCTACGATATGGTGAGGAGGTCTGCGCCCATGTGGTCATGTTCGAGCTGCTACTCGATTTTTCATTTGCATTGTACCAAGAAATGGGCAAGAGCTCCAACTTCTGTTGACACATCTGCGGAGAAGAATCAAAGGTTTAATTGGCGTTGCCCAGGTTGTCAATCAGTCCAACTCACTTCGTCCAGGGACATACGGTATCTTTGCTTTTGTGGGAAGAGGCAAGACCCCCCTTCAGATTTATACTTGACTCCACATTCATGTGGGGAGCCTTGTGGCAAGAAACTTGAGAAGGAGCTTCCAGGGAATGGTCTGAGTGAAGAGGATCTTTGCCCTCATGTTTGTGTCTTACAGTGCCATCCTGGTCCTTGTCCACCTTGTAAGGCATTTGCTCCAGCTAGAAGTTGTCCCTGCGGAAAGGAAGTAATTACCACTCGTTGCTCTGATCGGAAGTCCGTTCTTACATGTGGACAGCAGTGTGGTAAGCTTCTTGACTGTGGGCGTCATCGGTGTGAACAGACTTGCCATGTTGGTCCTTGTGGCCATTGTCAAATTGTTGTGGATGCCCATTGCTTTTGTAAGAAGAAAACAGAGTCTCTTCTTTGTGGAGATATGGGTGTGAAAGGAGATATCAAGATGGAGGATGGCGTCTTTTCATGCAATTCAGTTTGTGGAAAGAAGCTTTGTTGCGGAAATCACATCTGCCGTGAGCTCTGCCATCCAGGGCCATGTGGGGACTGTGCTTTGTTGCCTAGCAAGGTCAAGACATGCTGTTGCGGTAAAACCAGCTTGGAAGAAGAAAGGCACAGTTGTTTGGATCCAATTCCAACCTGTTCCAAGGTCTGCGGAAAGCGTCTCCGTTGTGGGGTACATCGCTGTGAAGCTGTGTGCCATTCTGGTGACTGTGCACCATGTCTTGTTCCTGTGACTCAACGCTGCCGCTGTGGGTCAACCTCTCGAACAGTGGAGTGCTACAAAACGCAGGCAGAAGATGAGCAGTTCACTTGTGATAGACCTTGTGGGCAAAAGAAGAACTGTGGAAGGCACCGTTGTAGTGAGCGATGTTGCCCTCTTTCTAATCCAAAAAATTCCATAACTGGTGGTTGGAATCCTCATTTTTGTTCAATGCCGTGTGAGAAGAAGCTTAGATGTGGGCAGCATTCTTGCGAGTCGCTTTGTCACAGTGGTCACTGCCCTCCCTGCCTTGAGACAATTTTCACCGATTTGACTTGTGCTTGTGGGAGAACATCAATCCCTCCTCCGCTACCTTGTGGCACACCTCTTCCTTCGTGTCAGCTACCATGCTCGGTTTCTCAGCCTTGTGGCCATCCACCTACTCACAGCTGCCATTTTGGAGACTGCTTGCCATGTGCTGTTCCTGTAGCAAAAGAGTGCGTTGGTGGACATGTAATTTTAAGGAACATACCTTGCGGGTCAAAGGACATCCGATGTAACAAGCTTTGTGGGAAGACCAGGCAGTGTGGCTTGCACTCATGTGCTAGAACTTGTCATCCTTCGCCATGTGATGTTTCTGCTGGACCTAGCAATGGCTCCAGAGCCTCTTGTGGGCAGACGTGTGGTGCTCCTAGAAGAGATTGCAGGCACACATGTACTGCTCTCTGTCATCCCTCTTCTTCATGTCCTGATGTTAGATGTGAGTTTCCTGTCACTATTACTTGTTCTTGTGGCCGGATTACAGCAAATGTTCCTTGTGATGCTGGAGGTCAGATCGTTGACTCTGTTCTCGAAGCCTCTATAATCCACAAGCTGCCTTCATCTCTTCAACCTATTGAAATAAATGGGAAGAAGGTTCCTCTCGGTCAGAGGAAGCTTACTTGTGATGACGAGTGTGCAAAGATGGAGAAGAAAAAGGTTCTTTCTGATGCTTTTGGTATAACCCCCCCTAATCTTGAGTCCCTCCATTTTGGTGAGAATGCAGCTGTCTCTGAAGTGCTGGGGGATCTTCTTAGGCGGGACGCTAAGTGGGTGTTGTCTATAGAGGAAAGATGCAAGTTTTTGGTTCTTGGCAGGAGCAGAGGGGGGCTGAATGCGCTCAAAGTTCATGTTTTCTGCCCAATGTTGAAAGAAAAGCGGGATGCAATTAGACTGATAGCTGCAAGATGGAAGCTTTCAGTAAATGCAGCTGGTTGGGAGCCCAAAAGATTCATCGCTGTACATGTTATACCCAAGTCCAAAGCTCCAAGTCGTATACTTGGTCCTAAAGGTTGTACTGTCAATAACATTGTTCAGCCTGCTGTTTTTGATTCTCTGGTGGATATGGATCCAAGGCTTGTTGTAGCTTTGTTTGACTTGCCAAGAGATGCAGACATTAGTGCCTTAGTTCTCAGGTTTGGTGGTGAGTGCGAGCTTGTCTGGTTGAACGACAAGAATGCCTTGGCTGTGTTCAGTGATCCTGCCCGAGCAGCAACAGCTATGAGAAGGCTAGACCAGGGGTCGGCTTATTGTGGTGCTGCTGTAGTTCATCAGAGTGGTGTTGCATCAGCAGTGGCATCCACTACTAATGTTTGGGGAGTCTCTGGAGGAGCCAAGGACGCGGGAGGAGTTGCATCAGCTCTTAAGGGTAATCCATGGAAGAAGGCTGTAGTCCAGGAGCCTCATTTGAGAGAGAGCCTATGGGATGCTGAAGAATGGTCCAAGAATCCCACTGATTTAGCAGCCCCTTCTGCCTGGAGGGCGAATGAAGCTCCACCTACTGCCTCGTCTAATAGGTGGAGTGTCTTAGAGCCTGAAATTGCTTCCAGCTTGCCCAGGACATCTATTACAATCAAGGAACCTGTTACTGAGACACAAGTGGGGGGTTCAGTTTTGCCTCCCAAACCTCAAGATGTGGGGATCGATGATATGGCAGATGTAGTGGACGATTGGGACAAGGCTTACGACTGA